A window of Lentibacillus sp. Marseille-P4043 contains these coding sequences:
- a CDS encoding head maturation protease, ClpP-related, with amino-acid sequence MKIDIKGTIIPSAYQWIYDLFGIEATSPAKVNSLIDSADGDDLEVIINSPGGDVYSGSEIYTMLKEHEAKANVVSKIVGVAASAASVIAMAGKTLISPTAQIMIHNAYSVAGGDHRDLQHGSDFLRGWDKSITNAYALKTGMSQKELLDLMDKETWLGAQDAKEKGFVDEIMFENQNQPRLTASIGNAQIIPQQVIDKIRNEFKKGDNITKDDLQKMLPQGSIVNQSNPKNEQGDDKMDLEKLKNEYPDLYNQIKQEGHDEGAKEENGRIKAIEDMAVPGHEELINKAKFETKETAEKLAMNIIKAQKEQGANYLQNRNIEAGELNNIQGTNAPENNKTEDKEREENANTIANFINKSRGGNA; translated from the coding sequence ATGAAAATAGATATTAAAGGAACGATTATTCCTAGTGCTTATCAGTGGATATATGATTTGTTTGGGATTGAAGCGACAAGCCCAGCCAAAGTTAATAGTTTAATTGATTCTGCCGATGGTGATGATCTTGAGGTTATAATTAACTCACCGGGCGGAGATGTTTATTCCGGCTCTGAGATTTATACAATGTTGAAAGAACACGAGGCGAAAGCAAATGTCGTATCAAAGATTGTTGGGGTTGCTGCATCGGCCGCGTCCGTTATTGCCATGGCTGGTAAGACATTAATATCACCTACTGCACAAATTATGATTCATAACGCATATTCTGTCGCTGGCGGTGATCACCGTGACCTGCAACACGGATCTGATTTTCTACGGGGGTGGGACAAATCTATTACTAACGCTTATGCATTAAAGACGGGGATGTCACAAAAGGAATTGTTAGATTTGATGGACAAAGAAACATGGCTAGGCGCACAAGATGCAAAGGAAAAGGGATTTGTTGATGAAATTATGTTCGAAAACCAAAATCAACCGCGACTAACGGCTAGCATTGGTAATGCGCAAATCATCCCACAACAAGTAATTGATAAAATTCGAAATGAATTTAAAAAAGGTGACAACATAACGAAGGATGATCTTCAAAAAATGTTGCCACAAGGATCTATCGTTAACCAATCCAATCCAAAAAATGAACAAGGAGATGACAAAATGGATTTAGAGAAGCTTAAAAATGAATACCCTGATCTGTATAATCAGATCAAGCAAGAAGGTCATGACGAGGGTGCAAAAGAAGAAAATGGCCGCATTAAAGCAATTGAAGATATGGCTGTTCCCGGACATGAAGAATTGATTAACAAGGCGAAATTTGAAACTAAAGAAACAGCAGAAAAGTTAGCGATGAATATTATTAAAGCACAAAAAGAGCAGGGAGCTAACTACTTACAAAACCGTAATATAGAAGCCGGAGAATTGAATAATATCCAGGGGACAAATGCCCCAGAGAATAACAAAACAGAGGATAAAGAGCGAGAGGAAAACGCAAATACTATCGCTAACTTCATCAATAAATCAAGAGGAGGTAATGCGTAA
- a CDS encoding phage tail sheath family protein, translating into MSYKHGITVQENPTTLEQPIESLSSLQVAFGTAPINMAEDIDAVVNKPIKIQNYEEAKAKLGYSDNWESYTLCEVMDASFRQIKAGPVVFVNVIDPEMHKKSVSAESIEIVEKEAKIEKEGILLDSLVLKNKDGATTYVKDTDYIADFDNEGNVVISALSGGAITDSTNSLQADFDQLDPSKVTNEDVIGGYDSTTNEYKGIETVSTIFPKLDSVPTILFAPGFSKDTAVGAALASKSEGINGSFKTENVLDVEGNSIDEAIEDKYMKIFEDKSSMVCWPKVKIRGKVYWLSSILAPVLSRTDAENGDVPYKSPSNKRVPVEAGVTSDGKEMFLDQLLGNRLNGKGIVTAINMRGWRIWGNNTAMYDYDIHQYEVPDPKDRFIAVRRMFNWWGNTFILNYFDEVDDPTSYRLIENAVDSENIRANGFQARGQIAGAKIEFKQSENPTSQILDGKIKFTQKIGFLTPAKEIENELEFDPTILTNSLFRGEQ; encoded by the coding sequence ATGTCTTATAAACACGGAATAACTGTTCAAGAAAATCCAACAACACTTGAGCAACCAATTGAATCGTTATCATCGCTGCAGGTTGCTTTTGGTACTGCTCCGATTAACATGGCAGAAGATATTGATGCGGTTGTTAATAAGCCGATCAAGATTCAAAATTACGAGGAAGCAAAAGCCAAGCTGGGATACAGTGACAACTGGGAATCTTACACCCTTTGCGAGGTAATGGATGCATCTTTCCGTCAAATCAAAGCAGGACCAGTCGTGTTTGTTAACGTAATAGATCCAGAAATGCACAAAAAATCTGTTTCTGCTGAATCAATAGAAATTGTCGAAAAAGAAGCTAAGATCGAGAAAGAAGGCATTCTTTTAGACTCATTGGTTCTTAAAAACAAAGATGGAGCAACAACATACGTAAAAGACACGGATTACATTGCTGATTTTGACAATGAAGGTAATGTGGTTATATCGGCGCTTTCCGGAGGTGCGATTACTGATTCGACAAACTCATTACAAGCTGATTTTGATCAATTAGACCCATCAAAGGTAACGAATGAGGATGTCATCGGTGGATATGACTCTACTACAAATGAGTACAAAGGAATCGAAACTGTCTCAACAATTTTTCCAAAACTAGATTCGGTACCAACAATTTTATTTGCACCAGGGTTTTCGAAAGACACGGCTGTTGGTGCGGCTCTTGCATCTAAATCAGAGGGCATTAATGGTTCTTTCAAAACAGAAAATGTATTGGATGTTGAAGGGAATTCAATTGATGAGGCGATTGAAGATAAGTACATGAAGATTTTTGAAGATAAATCGTCTATGGTTTGTTGGCCAAAGGTGAAAATCCGCGGGAAAGTATACTGGCTCAGTTCTATTCTTGCGCCTGTTCTTTCCCGAACTGATGCCGAGAATGGTGACGTACCTTACAAATCACCTTCCAACAAAAGAGTTCCCGTAGAAGCAGGAGTTACTAGTGATGGAAAAGAGATGTTCCTTGATCAATTGCTCGGCAATAGACTAAACGGAAAGGGCATTGTTACGGCAATTAATATGCGCGGATGGAGAATTTGGGGAAATAATACCGCCATGTATGACTATGATATTCATCAATATGAAGTGCCGGATCCTAAGGACCGATTTATTGCAGTTAGGCGTATGTTCAACTGGTGGGGTAATACTTTCATCCTGAACTATTTTGATGAAGTGGATGACCCTACTAGCTATCGATTAATAGAAAATGCCGTTGACAGTGAGAACATTCGGGCTAATGGATTCCAAGCTCGTGGTCAAATTGCCGGCGCAAAAATTGAGTTTAAACAGTCGGAAAATCCAACGTCGCAAATCTTGGATGGGAAAATTAAGTTCACCCAAAAAATTGGCTTCTTAACGCCGGCTAAAGAAATTGAGAATGAGCTAGAATTCGACCCAACAATATTAACTAATTCGTTATTCAGGGGTGAACAATAA
- a CDS encoding phage tail assembly protein — translation MSELKITFKKPYKFEGDEYKEVDLSGIENLSTKDLIDADKQFNTSGQMALMNEMTTGYSCIVAAKASGKPVEFFESLPAGEGLKVKNKVMGFLNA, via the coding sequence GTGAGTGAATTGAAGATTACATTTAAAAAGCCATATAAATTTGAGGGCGATGAATATAAAGAAGTAGATCTTTCCGGCATTGAAAATCTATCTACAAAAGATTTAATTGATGCCGATAAACAGTTTAATACAAGTGGTCAAATGGCCCTCATGAATGAAATGACAACCGGTTATTCTTGTATCGTTGCCGCCAAAGCATCAGGAAAGCCGGTTGAATTTTTCGAGAGTCTGCCAGCAGGTGAAGGATTAAAGGTGAAAAACAAGGTGATGGGTTTTTTAAACGCATAG
- a CDS encoding phage tail tape measure protein codes for MSKSNFEIAFELGAKMDPSMKKTFANAQKQLGDFGSKMKNIVKTGAKMAAGVAAAGVAVGGAAVGMANKFAETADTIDKTSMKMGISSDAFQELQYAMGQVGVSQENFEKGLGRLNQRLAKTDTNEKYRKAIQSIGVSTEDTNGKTRDADAVFMETVKSLHQMEDSTKQAALAQEIFGTRTARELMPAIVAGGDAISDLRSEAQDMGVVIGEDSVKAGVLWADTMDKAKNALGGLFNSIAADALPVLQKLLDKIMDNMPAIQSTVSSAMSKVGDFIKQAFEKAQPAIDWIGNTGIPLAKDAISGMLGTAKTFYNFISNNWSTIKPLLIGIGIALASVKTAMLALSVVQTVTGFIKAFRVATAAARLSMLGLNGAMLANPMTWVVAGIVAVIAAGVLLIKNWDKVSQFLVNTWNWIKELAITVFNGIVEFFKEWGLTLLTVITGPIGALVTLITSNWQMIKNVTAAVGKAIINAFTTAYNWVIGVFSGIGSWFSGVFSVVTGAAKSVGTSISNAFTSAYNGIKNLFSGIGEWFGGIFDGVTSVFKGGVNTVIRFANSAIDKLNGINISIPDWVPKIGGKSFGVNIPKIPALAEGGITTGATLAMIGEGSEQEAVLPLSKLEGLLNDDGGSTTNNNDQTIQVVYSPQYQIPDGASKKEIEQITKQGYNEFKRWMKRYESERNRLSFD; via the coding sequence GTGAGTAAAAGTAATTTCGAAATCGCTTTTGAACTCGGGGCAAAAATGGATCCTTCCATGAAAAAAACTTTCGCCAACGCACAAAAACAGTTAGGTGACTTTGGAAGTAAAATGAAAAATATTGTTAAAACAGGTGCGAAAATGGCAGCAGGAGTAGCCGCAGCGGGAGTAGCTGTTGGTGGAGCGGCGGTTGGTATGGCCAATAAATTTGCGGAAACAGCAGATACGATTGATAAAACATCTATGAAAATGGGTATATCTTCTGATGCATTTCAGGAATTGCAATATGCAATGGGTCAAGTCGGGGTCTCCCAAGAAAACTTTGAAAAAGGCCTAGGAAGGTTAAATCAACGTTTAGCGAAAACGGATACGAATGAAAAATATCGCAAAGCTATTCAAAGTATTGGGGTTTCTACGGAAGACACGAATGGTAAAACAAGAGACGCGGACGCTGTATTCATGGAAACTGTAAAAAGCTTGCATCAAATGGAAGACAGCACAAAGCAAGCTGCGCTTGCGCAAGAAATATTTGGAACCAGAACAGCAAGAGAGTTGATGCCCGCCATTGTCGCGGGTGGTGACGCAATATCAGATTTGCGGAGCGAAGCGCAAGACATGGGCGTGGTAATAGGCGAAGATAGTGTAAAAGCTGGTGTCCTTTGGGCGGATACAATGGATAAAGCCAAAAATGCCCTGGGAGGTCTGTTTAATTCGATTGCTGCGGACGCACTTCCGGTTTTGCAAAAATTACTTGATAAGATTATGGACAATATGCCAGCAATTCAATCCACGGTTTCTTCAGCTATGTCAAAAGTTGGAGACTTTATCAAACAAGCTTTTGAAAAAGCTCAACCTGCAATAGATTGGATAGGCAATACCGGAATCCCACTTGCGAAAGACGCTATTTCAGGGATGCTCGGGACAGCAAAAACTTTCTATAATTTTATTTCAAATAATTGGTCTACGATTAAACCATTGCTGATCGGTATCGGGATTGCTTTAGCGAGTGTAAAAACAGCCATGCTCGCTCTATCCGTAGTACAAACAGTGACAGGATTTATAAAAGCTTTTCGAGTAGCCACGGCCGCGGCTCGTCTATCTATGTTGGGTCTTAACGGGGCGATGCTCGCTAATCCTATGACGTGGGTTGTGGCCGGAATAGTAGCTGTTATTGCTGCAGGTGTATTGCTGATAAAAAATTGGGACAAGGTAAGCCAATTTTTAGTTAATACCTGGAATTGGATAAAGGAATTAGCGATCACGGTTTTTAATGGGATAGTTGAATTTTTTAAAGAATGGGGTTTAACTTTATTAACGGTGATAACAGGACCGATTGGCGCGTTAGTCACGCTTATAACTTCGAATTGGCAAATGATAAAAAATGTTACTGCCGCGGTAGGAAAAGCAATAATTAATGCATTTACTACAGCGTATAACTGGGTGATTGGAGTGTTTTCCGGAATAGGTTCATGGTTTTCGGGAGTCTTTTCAGTTGTAACCGGCGCCGCAAAATCAGTCGGTACATCAATAAGTAACGCTTTCACTAGTGCTTATAATGGGATTAAAAATTTATTTTCTGGAATAGGCGAATGGTTTGGCGGAATTTTTGATGGTGTAACTTCTGTTTTTAAAGGCGGAGTAAATACGGTTATAAGATTTGCTAACAGCGCAATCGACAAATTAAACGGTATTAACATAAGTATTCCAGATTGGGTTCCTAAAATCGGGGGTAAATCATTCGGTGTAAATATTCCCAAAATCCCCGCACTCGCAGAAGGTGGAATTACCACAGGTGCCACCTTAGCAATGATTGGGGAAGGTTCAGAGCAAGAAGCGGTTCTCCCTTTATCAAAACTTGAAGGACTACTTAATGATGATGGTGGTTCAACGACAAATAACAATGATCAAACGATTCAAGTTGTTTATAGTCCGCAATACCAGATTCCTGATGGAGCTAGTAAGAAAGAGATTGAGCAAATCACAAAACAAGGTTACAACGAATTTAAACGGTGGATGAAGCGCTATGAATCCGAACGTAACAGACTATCTTTTGATTAG
- a CDS encoding phage major tail tube protein produces MAANPIPEKVINYNVYNDTDVLVGVSAEVTLPNFEAMTETVSGAGIAGEYESSTLGHFGSQTIEIPFRTITDKSFSLMKNSGKSIVLRAAQQSYDVAQGKTDRRGLKITLRGQPKGLNLGTMAVGGLTETTNILEVLYIKIEEEGRTMLEFDKLNFVFIVDGEDILGDIRNMI; encoded by the coding sequence ATGGCAGCAAATCCTATTCCGGAAAAGGTTATTAACTATAACGTATACAATGACACGGATGTGCTTGTAGGTGTATCAGCGGAGGTAACATTGCCTAACTTCGAAGCGATGACTGAGACAGTATCTGGAGCAGGAATAGCAGGAGAATATGAATCTTCTACTCTAGGTCACTTCGGTTCCCAAACTATTGAAATCCCTTTTCGTACAATAACTGATAAATCCTTTAGTTTGATGAAAAATAGCGGTAAATCCATTGTTCTACGGGCGGCTCAACAGAGTTATGATGTAGCGCAAGGAAAAACCGATAGAAGGGGATTGAAGATTACGTTGAGGGGGCAGCCGAAAGGATTAAATCTCGGAACAATGGCTGTAGGGGGATTAACAGAAACAACTAACATCCTCGAAGTACTCTATATAAAAATTGAAGAAGAAGGACGTACCATGCTTGAATTCGACAAATTAAACTTTGTGTTCATTGTTGATGGAGAAGATATCTTGGGTGACATTCGAAATATGATTTAG
- a CDS encoding phage tail protein produces the protein MRATVEVDEKMIREVQKKLGDFQKQTPSAISKAINRAVTNINSNVKKEVRKGYNIKAGDIGATLTKTRATKSALRAKVQSSGELIPLDRFKVSPKTVNPKRKSPIKIAVKKSSVSAVMGAFVADINGRKVFQRTGDSRLPIKRLFGPSVPQMIGNDEVHKEIEKQGQETLKKRLDHEINRILEKGKGK, from the coding sequence ATGAGAGCAACTGTTGAAGTAGATGAGAAAATGATTCGGGAAGTCCAGAAAAAGCTTGGCGATTTTCAAAAACAAACACCTAGCGCTATATCTAAAGCTATTAACAGGGCAGTTACGAACATTAATTCAAACGTTAAAAAAGAAGTGCGGAAGGGATATAACATCAAAGCGGGCGATATTGGAGCTACGCTGACTAAGACACGAGCAACAAAAAGCGCACTCCGAGCCAAAGTCCAGTCAAGCGGTGAATTGATTCCTTTAGATAGATTCAAAGTATCGCCAAAGACTGTTAATCCTAAACGTAAAAGCCCTATAAAAATAGCGGTCAAAAAAAGTAGTGTTAGTGCTGTTATGGGAGCATTTGTTGCTGACATAAATGGCCGAAAGGTGTTTCAACGGACAGGTGATTCTAGGTTGCCTATTAAACGTTTATTCGGTCCATCTGTTCCGCAAATGATAGGTAATGATGAAGTGCATAAAGAAATTGAAAAGCAAGGGCAAGAAACACTCAAAAAACGATTGGATCACGAGATCAATCGTATTTTAGAAAAAGGGAAGGGGAAATAG
- a CDS encoding major capsid protein — MNIYDTRTMLAAVEMMKPAHTFLKSTFFPNVNTFTSENVDVDYYKGRRKLAPFVSPRHSGKVVDRQGFTTKSFKPAMVKPQRIITGDDINKRSMGENFYSAKSPDERAAELLARDLSDLDESITRREEWMAAQILFTGKVDVKGDGVDATLDFDFSNNETLSGTSLWSSSESDPIAKLKEWRLKVIKKSGVNPDRVIMASDVVDAFVRHPKVKEQLDNRRIILGQINPQQLPNGVTYIGSISSLGLDVYSYDEWYFDEDAEEEKPMVPAGTLMLGSSNARSSMLYGAVTLTSANTNNFVTYEGSRVPDSWIKKDPPARILQINSRPLPVPHEVDSWHVAKVL; from the coding sequence ATGAATATTTATGATACTAGAACTATGTTAGCGGCGGTCGAGATGATGAAACCAGCACACACATTTTTAAAAAGCACCTTTTTCCCAAATGTAAATACGTTTACAAGTGAGAACGTTGATGTTGATTACTATAAAGGTCGTAGAAAGTTAGCTCCATTCGTTTCTCCTAGGCACTCTGGCAAGGTCGTAGATCGGCAAGGATTTACAACTAAGTCTTTTAAACCTGCTATGGTAAAACCGCAACGTATTATTACTGGCGATGATATTAACAAGCGTTCCATGGGTGAAAACTTTTATTCTGCTAAGAGCCCTGACGAGCGCGCAGCGGAATTGTTAGCAAGAGATTTGTCTGATCTAGATGAATCTATCACTCGCCGAGAAGAATGGATGGCGGCCCAAATTTTATTCACCGGTAAAGTAGACGTCAAGGGCGATGGCGTTGACGCTACGCTTGATTTCGACTTTTCAAATAATGAAACACTTAGCGGAACAAGTTTATGGAGCAGTTCTGAAAGCGATCCAATTGCAAAGCTAAAAGAATGGAGATTAAAGGTCATTAAAAAGTCCGGGGTGAATCCGGACCGTGTTATCATGGCATCTGACGTTGTTGATGCATTTGTTCGACATCCAAAAGTGAAAGAACAGTTGGATAATCGCCGTATTATCCTTGGGCAAATCAATCCACAACAATTGCCAAACGGGGTAACTTACATTGGGTCTATTTCATCACTCGGATTAGATGTTTATAGTTATGATGAATGGTATTTTGATGAGGATGCCGAGGAAGAAAAACCAATGGTGCCAGCTGGTACTTTGATGTTAGGCTCATCTAACGCGCGGTCGTCTATGCTGTACGGCGCTGTCACTTTGACGAGCGCTAATACGAACAATTTTGTCACTTATGAAGGTTCTCGAGTTCCAGATTCATGGATTAAAAAGGATCCGCCTGCACGTATTTTGCAAATCAACAGTCGTCCGTTGCCTGTGCCTCATGAAGTGGATAGTTGGCACGTAGCAAAAGTGTTGTAA
- a CDS encoding phage late control D family protein: MLARRASVAAEYQGVEITDEINKDLLSFEYVDNASGDSDSASLSLKDEERVWLNDWFPEKGDSITPIIKTINWREDGDKQRLPCGRFFVDEPSYDGRPSSFTLNAISSPLNGNFASVDKSRSWRNATLKAIASDIADQAGLKLQFIGNNNPRYDVKEQTDTPDSSFLSDLCEEEGLAMKVTDSKIVIFDESDFEKKDAIRTYKEWDDDVLSYSFKTSLTNTKYAGVNVKYYDVNSGKTIKYLYTITDIDDKSKIYQINKKVNSGDEARRLAQRTLRRLNKKETTGSLSVFGNIELLGGVCVDLRGFGVFDGKYYVEKATHSVGGGYSVDIEIRKVLEGY; encoded by the coding sequence ATGTTAGCAAGACGGGCTTCTGTAGCCGCAGAATATCAAGGAGTAGAAATAACAGACGAGATCAACAAAGATTTATTAAGCTTTGAATATGTTGATAACGCAAGTGGTGACAGTGACAGCGCAAGCCTTTCATTAAAGGATGAGGAACGCGTATGGTTAAATGATTGGTTTCCTGAAAAGGGTGATTCGATTACCCCGATAATAAAAACGATCAACTGGCGAGAAGACGGCGATAAGCAACGTTTGCCATGCGGTCGTTTTTTTGTTGATGAACCGTCGTATGATGGAAGACCTAGTTCTTTTACATTAAACGCGATATCTTCTCCACTAAATGGAAACTTCGCCAGTGTTGATAAAAGTCGATCGTGGAGAAACGCAACATTAAAAGCGATAGCCAGCGATATAGCCGATCAAGCTGGATTAAAACTGCAATTCATAGGTAATAACAACCCTCGATACGATGTCAAAGAGCAAACCGATACACCCGATTCATCATTTTTGTCTGATCTTTGTGAAGAGGAAGGTCTGGCTATGAAAGTCACTGATTCAAAGATTGTTATATTTGATGAAAGTGATTTTGAGAAAAAAGACGCAATAAGGACTTATAAGGAATGGGATGACGATGTTCTGTCGTATTCTTTTAAAACTTCTTTGACTAACACAAAATATGCAGGAGTTAATGTTAAATACTATGATGTAAATTCAGGAAAAACTATTAAATATCTTTACACGATCACAGACATTGACGATAAAAGCAAAATCTATCAAATTAACAAAAAAGTAAATAGTGGTGACGAGGCGAGACGATTAGCGCAACGCACGCTACGCAGGTTAAATAAAAAAGAAACAACGGGGTCACTATCTGTTTTTGGGAATATAGAGCTTCTCGGTGGTGTATGTGTTGATTTGCGAGGGTTTGGAGTGTTCGACGGAAAATATTACGTTGAAAAAGCGACTCATTCTGTTGGTGGTGGATATAGCGTTGATATTGAAATAAGGAAAGTATTGGAGGGGTATTAA
- a CDS encoding head decoration protein: MPTLGEFNYDNLFAGDFEIVTDTAKVGADLSRGTVLGIADDGSAVALDSAAADGSKNPYAVLADNATSGSEATIYLTGEFNQDKLVFGGEDTAADHKRALRNIGIFLKENA; encoded by the coding sequence ATGCCAACATTAGGAGAATTTAATTACGATAACTTATTTGCTGGTGATTTTGAAATTGTAACTGATACCGCAAAAGTTGGTGCGGATTTGAGCCGTGGCACAGTTCTGGGTATCGCTGACGATGGAAGCGCGGTAGCGCTTGATTCCGCAGCGGCTGACGGGTCAAAGAATCCATATGCAGTGCTTGCAGATAATGCTACAAGCGGATCCGAAGCAACCATTTATTTAACTGGTGAGTTCAATCAAGACAAACTAGTTTTTGGCGGTGAAGATACTGCGGCAGATCACAAAAGAGCTTTACGTAATATTGGAATCTTTTTAAAGGAAAATGCATAA
- a CDS encoding DUF7210 family protein, which yields MIKLSEKVTHDGKTYDPGNIIEKINNQQAQRLVNLGVAFFVGKIENSEPSEDPEKEDQASPEDLQHLNAKEELESIDYFDLKSIAKEVELEFSGNISKADLIGLIVENQKVDEVLALTEEEE from the coding sequence TTGATAAAATTAAGTGAAAAAGTTACACATGATGGGAAAACGTATGATCCCGGTAATATAATTGAAAAAATTAATAACCAACAAGCGCAGCGTCTCGTTAATCTAGGGGTCGCTTTTTTTGTGGGTAAAATAGAAAATAGCGAACCATCCGAGGATCCGGAAAAGGAAGACCAAGCATCACCCGAAGACTTACAACATTTAAACGCAAAAGAAGAACTTGAATCAATAGATTACTTTGATTTGAAATCTATCGCTAAAGAAGTTGAACTTGAATTTTCAGGTAATATTTCAAAAGCAGATCTCATCGGTTTAATTGTTGAAAATCAAAAAGTCGATGAAGTACTTGCGTTAACCGAGGAAGAAGAATAA
- a CDS encoding tail protein X encodes MKYRTVSGDTFDKVAYEQYGDEKLAINIIEANLEYAHVIIFGAGVELVVPEIDTTPTPNLPPWKRGDN; translated from the coding sequence ATGAAGTATAGAACTGTGTCCGGCGATACTTTCGACAAGGTAGCTTATGAACAATATGGAGACGAAAAACTTGCAATTAACATCATAGAAGCCAACCTAGAATATGCTCACGTTATTATTTTTGGAGCTGGTGTAGAGTTGGTTGTCCCTGAAATCGATACAACACCTACCCCTAATTTACCTCCCTGGAAGAGAGGCGATAACTAA
- a CDS encoding phage baseplate assembly protein V — protein MRDTVLRNMIRVGQVNSVNESNGTVQVLFEDKDNLVSGDLPLFSFEYDMPDVGDQVVCIFLANGIEQGFCLGPFFSEISKVPVQDKNIFRKHFSDGTYIQYDKNSQQLQITAQKPLTLIGDLTVEGNITATGKVTASNIGN, from the coding sequence ATGCGCGATACCGTTTTGCGCAACATGATTCGCGTCGGACAGGTGAACAGCGTGAATGAATCTAATGGAACGGTTCAAGTTTTATTTGAGGATAAAGACAATCTTGTTTCCGGAGATTTGCCCCTTTTTAGTTTTGAGTATGATATGCCTGATGTAGGTGATCAAGTAGTTTGCATATTTCTTGCTAATGGCATAGAACAAGGATTTTGTTTGGGACCATTTTTTTCAGAAATATCGAAAGTTCCTGTTCAAGATAAAAATATATTCCGGAAACACTTCAGTGATGGAACGTACATCCAATATGACAAGAACTCCCAACAATTACAGATAACTGCGCAAAAACCATTGACGTTAATTGGTGATCTAACGGTGGAAGGTAATATAACTGCTACCGGAAAAGTCACAGCAAGTAACATCGGAAATTAG
- a CDS encoding phage tail protein, with protein MIGFFGDIIFETSDKRIVTFTGFQRDAGSRWSKHDVIGAKPSSEFIGPDLDTISFSVNLNGFNGVKPRIEMDRWLRKERAGEVAPLVIGDSYLGVDKWRISSVSQMWGVVLNRGEVLSGKVDIELEEYIERIGSR; from the coding sequence ATGATTGGTTTTTTTGGAGATATCATATTTGAAACAAGCGATAAAAGAATAGTCACTTTTACAGGATTCCAAAGAGATGCGGGATCACGTTGGAGTAAACACGATGTGATAGGGGCTAAACCATCGTCAGAATTTATCGGCCCTGATCTAGATACTATTTCATTTAGCGTAAATCTAAATGGATTTAATGGTGTGAAGCCCCGTATTGAAATGGACCGTTGGCTAAGGAAAGAAAGAGCAGGAGAAGTCGCTCCACTTGTTATAGGAGATAGCTATTTGGGAGTAGATAAGTGGAGGATCAGTTCTGTGTCACAAATGTGGGGGGTCGTCCTTAATCGTGGTGAAGTACTTTCCGGAAAAGTAGATATCGAATTAGAAGAGTATATCGAAAGGATTGGTAGCAGATGA